From one Candidatus Desulfatibia profunda genomic stretch:
- a CDS encoding ABC transporter ATP-binding protein: MAAINTDNYAILRIADLKKYFPVHRGFWQRIAGWVKAVDGVSFDIRPGKTLGLVGESGCGKTTVARLILKLLEPDEGSIIFRGTDISKFTAKEMKPHRKDMQIVFQDPYGSLNPRMTVGMSIEEGLRILGIENRPERKERLEQLLKMVGMSPGSADRYPHEFSGGQRQRIGIARALSVEPSLVICDEPISALDVSIQAQIINLLKDLQDQLGLSYLFISHDLNVVGYLCDTIAVMYKGQIMETAPAEALFENPQHPYTVTLLAAIPDPEPGKRRELKLPQGDPETLWPDSGCNFQGRCLLAESRCREETISFEQVGEEHFVRCWKALQDKAPENK; the protein is encoded by the coding sequence CACAGATAATTATGCCATCCTGCGGATCGCAGACCTGAAAAAATACTTCCCCGTACACAGGGGTTTCTGGCAGAGAATCGCCGGGTGGGTCAAAGCCGTTGACGGGGTGAGCTTTGACATCCGGCCGGGAAAGACCCTGGGTCTGGTGGGCGAGAGCGGCTGCGGGAAAACAACCGTCGCCCGGCTGATTCTGAAGCTGCTGGAGCCGGATGAAGGCAGCATCATCTTCCGGGGAACGGATATCAGCAAATTCACCGCCAAGGAAATGAAACCCCATCGCAAGGATATGCAGATCGTTTTTCAGGACCCGTACGGTTCCCTGAACCCTCGCATGACCGTCGGCATGTCCATTGAAGAGGGGCTTCGGATTCTGGGAATTGAAAACCGCCCGGAGCGCAAAGAGCGCCTCGAACAACTTCTGAAAATGGTGGGCATGTCGCCGGGCAGTGCGGATCGGTATCCCCATGAATTCAGCGGAGGTCAGCGCCAGCGCATCGGCATCGCCCGTGCCCTGAGCGTGGAACCTTCCCTGGTGATCTGCGATGAACCCATTTCAGCGTTGGATGTCTCGATCCAGGCCCAGATCATCAACCTTTTAAAAGACTTGCAGGACCAACTCGGATTGAGCTATCTTTTCATCTCCCACGATTTGAATGTCGTGGGGTACCTGTGCGATACCATCGCGGTGATGTACAAGGGGCAGATCATGGAGACGGCCCCGGCCGAAGCGCTTTTTGAAAATCCACAGCACCCCTATACCGTAACATTATTAGCGGCCATTCCCGACCCGGAACCCGGTAAAAGACGGGAGCTGAAACTTCCGCAAGGTGACCCCGAAACCCTTTGGCCTGATTCGGGATGCAATTTTCAGGGAAGGTGCTTGCTTGCAGAATCTCGCTGCCGGGAAGAAACGATCAGCTTTGAGCAGGTCGGAGAAGAACACTTTGTACGCTGCTGGAAAGCACTCCAAGACAAGGCGCCCGAAAACAAATAA